The following proteins come from a genomic window of Marinicella rhabdoformis:
- a CDS encoding translocation/assembly module TamB domain-containing protein — MNILPSKLFFKRTAWFLLLLVVLFVVAYQGILRTDTGSRWALGFVTGQWLPELSYQDMTGNLSQGITLKKVRYEDSSASVTVAELKTGELSLSYWQPALVLSQLKVKDTSLRIKETTAVESTKPMQWQGFALPFDVDVNGINVSGFTLDQEAPFHVASLSTALKVRDDVWTINKLNIAAEGLKFLADAKIQSNEQLNMTLSGDLSWQTENIEWQANLGINGDKNQLLGNLTQYYKDDVLDGHLQSQFKLEDLFGALKFEVITVSENLKLTAAEDQLLLNLSELMVKGNVDAYQISGQAEIQSEQFNQVSTTWQAEGDLNGLNIESLNLGGDAGDMSLKGTVDWADGFALVSKVQSVGLNPAWINKDWPGQLDAYASVNLKWHDANEWDVKVPQLEINGQLKNAPLSLIMAGHSGVSGTQTQQSEGSVQGSWGNNAFNLIGRHEGVNSKWQLNSDLNLKQMTLIEPKLAGELTGTVVLDGVGQTAHIEARLKGKSLTYDQHQVETFGIDVAADLGATSDGKLSVNTNMQDVLIAGETINSLTVNVDGLVKDHQMAVKIEASDVRSEALITGNYDHTNKQYTGTLNQHEVSLNDFDVQWGLVNVVAFELSPVGWHLDQSCWQQQTTVDVADTSELCVDVKSSKNGQIAGQLALSQVDLSKWSFLLPQGFSGSGQLEGDMSFELMGSDVNVDAQLEMTAGSLLVESLNGATLDGKTQKLKFSKGVLSAQQINDQSKVQFDLALDDGSFLNLNALLKVNQADSATTQLKPMQRIYLEGDFDGYLADNDMISGFFDEIKQVEGQLNVSGQVKGPLNQPQVFAQISLEEGDIDLKSVDVPLSQVKAEIQSISKSNFHYLVSAQAGNGQLTVAGDLLFIENQPWQLTSEVRGKNFLVAEGEQINLSISPQLNIKYADALTEVSGELRIPQASINVQEMPVTVTTLSSDVVYVGDQSGQQDGGGSNLLIDIKAIIEEKVKLEVLGLTADLSGALQLKNGEQKQDIKAFGQLNITDGVYEIYGQKLNITQGLLIFDGPIDNPILQVRAERKAQDEQIVGIKLSGDVNNYKTTLFANPPLNDAETLSYIVTGKGLNNLEGSGDSDKIAEAVLMMGLRQNSELISGLKNGLGIDVLSVTNQSETGATVEAGKNLGDKVFVGYNQGIFKHIGYWLLRYQINDKLSLETKQGEEQSVDLVYRREKK; from the coding sequence ATGAACATATTGCCAAGTAAATTGTTTTTCAAAAGAACTGCATGGTTTTTGTTGCTGTTGGTGGTGCTGTTTGTTGTTGCTTATCAAGGCATCCTGAGAACAGATACTGGCAGTCGCTGGGCATTGGGGTTTGTGACAGGGCAATGGTTGCCTGAATTGAGTTACCAAGATATGACCGGTAATTTGAGTCAGGGTATCACGCTGAAAAAAGTTCGCTATGAAGACAGCAGTGCATCGGTCACAGTGGCTGAATTAAAAACGGGTGAATTGTCACTTTCTTATTGGCAGCCAGCCTTGGTGTTATCACAACTGAAAGTCAAAGACACTTCACTTCGCATCAAAGAAACAACAGCCGTTGAAAGCACCAAGCCAATGCAGTGGCAGGGTTTTGCATTACCGTTCGATGTGGATGTGAATGGTATCAATGTGTCAGGATTTACCCTAGACCAAGAAGCGCCTTTTCATGTGGCGTCATTATCCACCGCACTCAAAGTACGTGATGATGTTTGGACTATTAATAAATTAAATATAGCGGCTGAAGGATTAAAGTTTCTGGCGGATGCAAAGATTCAATCCAATGAACAGTTAAATATGACGCTCAGTGGTGACTTGTCGTGGCAGACAGAAAACATCGAATGGCAAGCAAATTTAGGTATCAATGGTGATAAAAATCAACTGCTAGGAAACTTAACTCAATACTACAAAGATGATGTATTAGATGGGCATTTGCAAAGTCAATTCAAGCTGGAAGACCTTTTTGGGGCTTTGAAATTCGAAGTCATTACGGTTTCGGAAAATTTAAAATTGACTGCGGCTGAAGATCAGTTGTTACTCAACTTGTCAGAGTTGATGGTCAAAGGCAACGTTGATGCCTACCAAATTTCAGGTCAAGCCGAAATTCAATCTGAGCAATTCAATCAAGTAAGTACCACATGGCAAGCCGAAGGTGATTTGAATGGTTTGAATATTGAAAGTTTAAACCTCGGAGGTGATGCCGGTGACATGTCATTAAAGGGTACAGTGGATTGGGCGGATGGCTTTGCTTTGGTCAGTAAGGTGCAATCGGTGGGTTTGAATCCTGCTTGGATAAACAAAGATTGGCCAGGGCAATTGGATGCGTATGCTTCGGTCAACCTGAAGTGGCATGATGCCAATGAATGGGACGTTAAAGTTCCTCAACTTGAAATCAATGGCCAATTAAAAAATGCACCTTTGTCATTGATAATGGCTGGACATTCTGGAGTCAGTGGCACCCAAACACAACAATCGGAAGGGTCTGTCCAAGGCAGTTGGGGTAACAATGCGTTCAATCTGATTGGCCGTCACGAAGGTGTAAATTCAAAATGGCAACTTAATTCAGATTTGAATTTGAAGCAAATGACGTTGATAGAACCGAAGTTAGCTGGTGAGCTTACAGGGACAGTGGTTTTAGACGGTGTAGGGCAAACAGCACACATCGAGGCACGATTAAAGGGAAAAAGTTTAACTTATGATCAACATCAAGTTGAAACCTTTGGGATTGATGTGGCCGCTGATTTAGGTGCAACATCAGATGGGAAGCTGTCAGTTAATACGAACATGCAAGATGTGTTGATAGCGGGTGAAACAATCAATAGCCTGACAGTCAATGTTGATGGTTTGGTCAAAGACCATCAAATGGCTGTAAAAATTGAAGCCAGTGATGTGCGTTCTGAGGCGTTAATCACAGGGAATTATGACCATACAAATAAGCAATACACCGGCACATTAAACCAGCATGAAGTTTCATTGAATGACTTTGATGTTCAGTGGGGTTTAGTTAATGTGGTTGCGTTTGAATTGAGCCCAGTGGGTTGGCATTTGGATCAATCTTGCTGGCAACAGCAAACCACAGTTGACGTGGCTGATACAAGTGAGTTGTGTGTTGATGTCAAATCTTCAAAAAACGGTCAAATAGCAGGTCAGTTGGCGCTGTCACAAGTGGATTTGAGCAAGTGGTCATTTTTGTTGCCACAAGGTTTTTCAGGATCAGGGCAGCTAGAAGGTGACATGTCTTTTGAGCTTATGGGAAGTGATGTCAATGTTGATGCGCAGTTAGAAATGACGGCAGGGTCTTTGCTTGTTGAATCTTTGAATGGAGCGACTTTAGATGGCAAAACTCAAAAGTTAAAGTTCAGCAAAGGGGTTTTATCTGCGCAACAAATCAACGACCAATCAAAGGTTCAGTTTGATTTGGCTTTAGACGACGGCTCATTTTTAAATTTAAATGCGCTGTTGAAAGTCAACCAAGCTGACAGTGCAACCACTCAATTGAAGCCGATGCAGCGGATATATTTAGAAGGTGATTTCGATGGTTATTTGGCAGACAACGACATGATATCTGGTTTTTTTGATGAGATTAAGCAAGTAGAAGGTCAGTTGAATGTGTCTGGTCAAGTCAAAGGTCCTTTGAACCAACCACAAGTTTTTGCGCAAATTTCACTTGAAGAGGGTGATATCGATTTAAAATCTGTTGATGTGCCTTTGAGTCAGGTTAAAGCAGAAATACAAAGCATATCTAAATCAAATTTTCATTACTTGGTTTCAGCTCAAGCAGGTAATGGACAATTAACTGTAGCAGGTGATTTATTGTTTATTGAAAACCAACCTTGGCAATTGACATCTGAGGTCAGAGGTAAGAACTTTCTTGTTGCAGAAGGAGAACAAATTAACCTCTCTATATCGCCCCAACTCAACATAAAATATGCTGACGCACTGACAGAAGTGTCGGGCGAACTTCGCATACCTCAAGCCAGTATCAACGTTCAAGAAATGCCAGTCACAGTGACCACATTGTCCAGTGATGTTGTCTATGTTGGTGATCAAAGTGGCCAACAAGACGGGGGTGGTTCAAATTTATTAATCGATATAAAGGCCATAATTGAAGAAAAAGTGAAGCTCGAAGTACTGGGCTTGACCGCAGATTTGTCGGGGGCGCTGCAATTAAAAAATGGTGAACAAAAACAAGACATCAAAGCATTCGGTCAATTAAATATCACAGATGGTGTTTACGAAATTTATGGTCAAAAATTGAACATAACACAAGGTTTGTTGATATTTGATGGGCCTATTGATAATCCGATTTTACAAGTCAGAGCAGAAAGAAAGGCACAAGATGAACAAATTGTGGGCATTAAACTCAGTGGTGATGTGAATAATTACAAGACCACACTTTTTGCCAATCCACCATTAAATGATGCTGAAACCTTGTCTTATATTGTTACAGGTAAGGGCCTCAATAATTTAGAAGGTTCGGGCGATTCAGATAAAATAGCTGAAGCCGTATTGATGATGGGTTTAAGGCAAAACAGCGAATTAATCAGCGGTTTAAAAAATGGACTGGGTATCGATGTGTTGAGTGTGACCAACCAATCAGAAACTGGTGCCACAGTGGAAGCAGGCAAAAACTTGGGTGATAAAGTGTTTGTGGGTTACAACCAAGGCATCTTTAAACACATAGGCTATTGGTTGTTGCGTTATCAAATCAATGACAAACTCAGTCTGGAGACCAAGCAAGGCGAAGAACAATCAGTCGATTTGGTTTATCGGCGCGAAAAGAAATAG
- the ispG gene encoding flavodoxin-dependent (E)-4-hydroxy-3-methylbut-2-enyl-diphosphate synthase has protein sequence MKDLNNQARHIVNIAGIPVGGEHVVVQSMTNTDTADAKGTAQQIYQLHEAGSQMVRITVNNEESAAAVPEIIDRLRAARCDVPVIGDFHYNGHRLLQDYPECAEKLAKYRINPGNVGFGRKRDSQFEEIIQVAKDLNKPVRIGGNWGSLDQKLMAKMMDENAKSTNPLSSGALIEKALIDSVLQSATQAESFGLPADRIIVSCKVSSVQSLIRIYQNLYQQCRYALHLGLTEAGMGNKGIVASTAALSVLLQQGIGDTIRVSLTPEPNQARTEEVKIAQQILQSLELQSFKPEVTACPGCGRTTSVFFQELAQQVTNHMDNKMPGWRVTHPGVKDMNVAVMGCIVNGPGESKHADIGISLPGTGEAPSAPIFIKGQKAQTLKGEKIAEQFLQILDDFVEEEYAVK, from the coding sequence ATGAAAGACTTAAACAATCAGGCAAGACACATCGTAAATATAGCTGGCATTCCTGTCGGTGGTGAACATGTCGTGGTGCAATCCATGACGAATACCGATACCGCTGATGCCAAAGGTACGGCACAACAGATTTATCAATTGCATGAAGCCGGTTCACAAATGGTTCGTATCACGGTCAACAACGAAGAATCGGCTGCTGCTGTGCCAGAGATTATTGACCGGCTTCGTGCCGCACGTTGTGACGTACCGGTGATTGGAGATTTTCACTACAACGGTCATCGTTTGTTACAAGACTATCCAGAATGTGCTGAAAAATTGGCCAAATACCGCATCAATCCGGGTAATGTGGGCTTCGGTCGCAAGCGTGACAGCCAGTTTGAAGAAATCATACAAGTGGCCAAAGACCTGAATAAGCCGGTCAGAATAGGTGGTAACTGGGGCAGTTTAGATCAAAAACTGATGGCCAAAATGATGGACGAAAACGCCAAAAGTACCAATCCTTTGTCATCAGGTGCTTTGATAGAAAAAGCCTTGATTGATTCAGTGCTACAAAGTGCAACACAAGCGGAAAGCTTTGGCCTGCCAGCTGATCGCATCATCGTTTCATGTAAAGTCAGCAGCGTTCAATCATTGATTCGAATCTATCAAAACCTTTACCAACAATGCCGCTATGCGTTGCATTTGGGATTAACCGAAGCAGGCATGGGCAACAAAGGCATTGTGGCTTCAACCGCTGCTTTGAGTGTGCTGTTACAACAAGGCATAGGCGACACTATCCGTGTTTCCTTAACACCAGAACCGAACCAAGCCCGCACCGAAGAAGTGAAAATTGCCCAACAAATCTTGCAGAGTCTGGAACTGCAATCATTCAAACCTGAAGTCACCGCTTGTCCCGGTTGTGGTCGAACAACAAGTGTCTTCTTCCAAGAACTGGCCCAACAAGTCACCAACCACATGGACAACAAAATGCCCGGCTGGCGTGTCACACACCCCGGAGTGAAAGACATGAATGTTGCCGTCATGGGTTGTATAGTTAATGGCCCCGGTGAATCAAAACATGCCGACATCGGTATCTCATTGCCCGGTACAGGCGAAGCACCTTCGGCCCCCATCTTCATCAAAGGCCAAAAAGCCCAAACCCTGAAAGGGGAAAAAATCGCCGAACAGTTTTTACAGATTTTGGATGATTTTGTTGAAGAAGAATATGCTGTTAAATGA
- a CDS encoding DUF1294 domain-containing protein, whose product MIKLQGIVKEWNDDKGFGFIKSESGDGDLFFHISSFKSKGRPEINQQVKFNHGKDGQGRARAVDVRLVDEEVPLGSAMKAFLISLVFLVVIYILGVFNYLPMLLCWVYVLVSFVTFFFYGWDKLAAKKSWQRTPEFTLHWLSLLCGWPGAMYAQQLFRHKSYKPSFRRGFYITVFVNLIGLVYLLSPYGQWLVDQLKHVNVLDHF is encoded by the coding sequence ATGATAAAGCTTCAAGGGATTGTTAAAGAATGGAATGATGACAAGGGTTTCGGGTTCATTAAATCGGAATCAGGTGATGGTGATTTGTTTTTTCATATATCATCGTTTAAGTCAAAGGGCAGGCCAGAAATCAATCAGCAGGTCAAATTCAATCATGGGAAAGACGGTCAAGGCAGAGCGAGGGCTGTTGATGTCAGGTTGGTCGATGAGGAAGTTCCATTGGGTTCTGCGATGAAAGCTTTTTTGATCAGCCTTGTGTTTTTGGTTGTAATTTATATTCTGGGTGTTTTCAACTATTTGCCGATGCTGTTATGTTGGGTTTATGTACTGGTGAGTTTCGTTACGTTTTTCTTTTATGGTTGGGATAAATTGGCGGCAAAAAAATCATGGCAAAGGACACCTGAATTCACTTTACATTGGCTCTCTTTGTTGTGTGGTTGGCCTGGTGCGATGTATGCGCAGCAGTTGTTCAGGCACAAATCCTACAAACCTTCTTTTCGCCGAGGATTTTATATAACGGTGTTTGTAAACTTGATTGGTTTGGTTTATTTGCTATCTCCTTATGGCCAATGGCTGGTTGATCAATTGAAGCACGTCAATGTTTTGGATCATTTTTAG
- a CDS encoding penicillin-insensitive murein endopeptidase: MNIGLKVGMFFMVLSYSVCALAESSECYGTTSNGRIENAVPLPEKGGNFISYTTDLELSGRTFVHDAVKEIVVQSYKTLDESHPEKVFKYAETGSKNGGLFWPHKTHQNGLSVDFMVPVLNKKGQSVHLKTDAANRFGYDIEFDEAGVWGNLQIDFEALAAHLVALDQQTKNQGYGLWRVIFDPELQPLLLKTKQGDYIRENIKLSSKRSWVRHDEHYHVDFDIPCKPLAK; encoded by the coding sequence GTGAATATTGGATTAAAAGTTGGCATGTTTTTTATGGTGTTGAGTTACAGCGTTTGTGCGTTGGCAGAATCCAGTGAGTGTTACGGCACAACTTCTAATGGCAGGATCGAAAATGCTGTGCCATTGCCCGAGAAAGGTGGGAATTTCATTTCATATACTACTGATTTGGAATTAAGCGGTCGTACTTTTGTTCATGATGCGGTGAAGGAGATTGTGGTTCAATCTTATAAAACACTGGATGAGTCCCACCCTGAAAAAGTCTTTAAATATGCCGAAACTGGATCGAAAAATGGCGGTCTATTTTGGCCACATAAAACGCACCAAAATGGTTTGTCTGTTGACTTTATGGTGCCGGTACTTAATAAGAAAGGTCAGTCGGTTCATTTGAAAACCGATGCTGCAAATCGTTTCGGTTATGACATTGAATTCGATGAGGCGGGTGTTTGGGGCAATCTACAAATAGATTTCGAAGCTTTGGCGGCGCATTTGGTGGCTTTAGACCAACAAACGAAAAACCAAGGGTATGGTTTATGGCGTGTGATTTTTGACCCTGAATTACAGCCTTTGTTACTCAAAACCAAGCAGGGTGACTACATTCGTGAAAATATAAAATTATCTAGCAAACGATCGTGGGTCAGGCATGATGAACATTATCATGTGGATTTTGATATACCATGCAAGCCTTTAGCAAAATAA
- a CDS encoding DUF4397 domain-containing protein has translation MNKFIGMAGLLSLNSLALATQVNVNHLAPFADSIDGTAVSINVNDTEVLNGVTFLQSSGYLELASAGMAPGATKLDVFAPLGADSPAITATVDLAADTFYSVTAIGDGVNQPLSLLALEDSQSMPADGNVMIRVIHAAPFASDINATAASIRLDDGTVVNGLNSVLFGQDSGFFEIPAGNYDLNVSTADGSTRLIDIAPIDLPAGAVVNVFATGDGVNQPVGAYAVFGDGTSASLALETTAPTRVNVAHLAPFAMNKADTAVSVDVNSSEVLNGVEFLQSSGYLTLTDNGMAPGSTMLEVFAPPGADDPAIMATVDLASETDYTVVAIGDGSNQPLSLLPLMDDNSMPSAGFAKVRIVHSAPFAMDLADTAVSIRTDDGFIVAGLSSVEFGQNSGYLELPTGMYDLNVSTPDGSTRLIDLAPVFLNDGDIITVFATGDITNQDLGFYATYGNGESTVLPTEPDFTTLNPGLNGAWYNYETPGQGFFIEVFPELETIFVAWFTYDTTFADGNEMAVVGSPNHRWLTAQGTYDGTEASLTLALSEGGIFNQDVMVENSEAGSLNIKFDGCRTATVDYELSDSGLTGSIPLIRLSGSTVEFCESLIEHN, from the coding sequence ATGAACAAATTTATCGGAATGGCTGGCTTGTTAAGCCTTAATTCTCTGGCATTGGCGACACAAGTTAATGTCAATCATTTAGCACCTTTTGCAGACAGCATAGACGGGACCGCTGTATCAATCAATGTCAACGATACAGAAGTACTTAATGGTGTGACTTTCCTACAGTCTTCAGGTTATCTGGAACTGGCATCAGCTGGTATGGCGCCGGGAGCAACCAAACTGGATGTTTTTGCCCCACTGGGTGCTGACAGCCCTGCAATCACAGCAACTGTTGACCTAGCTGCTGACACTTTCTATTCAGTGACGGCCATTGGCGACGGTGTTAATCAACCTTTGTCTTTGCTGGCCTTAGAAGACAGTCAATCCATGCCAGCTGATGGCAATGTCATGATTCGTGTGATTCACGCGGCACCGTTTGCATCAGACATCAATGCCACAGCAGCTTCTATCAGGTTAGACGATGGCACAGTAGTGAATGGCTTAAACAGCGTTTTGTTTGGCCAAGATTCTGGCTTTTTTGAAATTCCAGCGGGCAATTATGACCTCAATGTATCAACAGCAGATGGATCGACAAGATTGATTGACATCGCGCCGATTGATTTACCAGCCGGTGCAGTGGTGAACGTATTTGCTACAGGTGATGGTGTGAATCAACCCGTTGGTGCCTATGCCGTATTTGGTGACGGCACTTCAGCCTCATTGGCTCTAGAAACAACGGCACCAACACGAGTCAATGTGGCCCATTTGGCACCTTTTGCTATGAATAAGGCTGACACAGCCGTTTCAGTTGATGTCAATAGTTCAGAAGTGTTGAATGGCGTTGAATTTTTACAGTCTTCTGGTTACCTGACTTTAACTGATAATGGCATGGCACCAGGCAGCACCATGTTAGAAGTTTTCGCTCCTCCAGGCGCTGATGATCCCGCCATCATGGCAACAGTAGATTTAGCCTCTGAAACAGATTACACCGTGGTCGCTATTGGTGATGGAAGCAACCAACCTTTAAGCCTTTTACCATTAATGGATGACAACAGCATGCCATCTGCCGGCTTTGCTAAAGTACGCATCGTTCACAGCGCGCCCTTTGCCATGGATTTAGCGGATACCGCAGTTTCTATTCGCACAGATGATGGCTTCATAGTTGCTGGCTTGTCTTCTGTTGAGTTTGGACAAAATTCTGGTTATTTAGAGTTGCCTACTGGTATGTATGATTTGAATGTTTCTACACCCGATGGCAGCACGCGATTGATTGACTTGGCACCCGTGTTTTTAAATGACGGTGACATCATCACAGTATTTGCAACGGGTGACATCACCAACCAAGATTTGGGTTTCTATGCCACGTACGGTAACGGCGAAAGCACCGTCTTACCTACTGAGCCTGACTTCACTACTTTAAACCCAGGATTAAATGGCGCTTGGTATAACTATGAAACACCTGGCCAAGGCTTTTTTATAGAAGTCTTTCCTGAGTTAGAAACCATATTTGTTGCCTGGTTTACTTATGACACCACCTTTGCAGACGGTAATGAAATGGCAGTTGTAGGTTCACCTAACCACCGATGGTTAACTGCCCAAGGCACTTATGATGGCACAGAAGCTTCTTTGACACTGGCCTTGAGCGAAGGCGGCATTTTTAATCAAGATGTTATGGTTGAAAACAGTGAAGCCGGTTCTTTGAACATTAAGTTTGATGGCTGTCGCACAGCAACGGTTGACTATGAACTATCTGACAGTGGTCTCACTGGCAGCATTCCTTTAATCAGATTATCAGGAAGCACAGTTGAATTTTGTGAGTCTTTGATTGAACACAATTAA
- a CDS encoding M16 family metallopeptidase → MKLNLSPIAMAAAIALLTACGSGVKPDTASNTTPEITLDIPYQSFALDNGLEVILHEDHSDPIVAIATIVHVGSAREKAGRTGFAHFFEHMSFNNSENVPMGANRKMIPELGGTRNGGTWSDGTMYYEVVPKDAFEKLMWIDSDRFGYMINTVKEATLEREKQVVKNEKRQRVDNRAYGHTSHVIKKALYPTSHPYNWTVIGDLEDLQNATLDDVREFYDTYYTPANATLVIAGDIDVAETKASVERWFGEIKKGEGVADLEPMGVSLSKSKSFYHEDNFAKLPELRLTFPTVEEYHPDSYALDALGEVLSSGKQAPMFTTIVEDKKLSSSIAAYNRSEELTGTFTLRVRANAGVDLDDAMAALDESLAKFETEGVRETTLTKIKVRQETGFYSQVSSILNKAFQLGIYNEFAGDPEYYKQDIANIKAVTKEDVMRVYNQYIKNQPAIITSFVPKGQAELALENATVADVVEEQIVQGKEKQFTEDLNAEFAKTPSKHDRSEPPLSELPVMKSPVIWRDSLSNGMQLAGIEQNELPLVNFTLRIPGGQLLDQAGKGGTANLVAAMLSEGTANKTPAELEDAIGLLGSGINVSTSKTAITISGTTLRRNFEATVDLVTEMLTQPRFDAADFERVKTRTLESIKASYGNPNAVAQKVFMKKLYGDAHVAGRPTVGTLDSVESITLGDVKTWFKNNVTAQNSQFNFAGDVNAMAAKMALKSLNDSLSSHKVVLPVMPKTSNPEKPHVYFIDIPDAKQSALFVGKNIPDGKHKDINAIEIVNNRLGSGSSARLTQMLRITKGYTYGAYSYISAGDYDGAFIAATQVRSNVTLESLQILQDLIGNYAETFAATDLATTQNLLKKGNTRRFETLNQLLSTVNDVTRFDKSAQFLEQEQQELAGMTLDQAHTLIDKYINEQQMIYVIAGDAKTQLSRIKDLGYGEPIVLDKDGQLIE, encoded by the coding sequence ATGAAACTGAACTTATCACCTATTGCAATGGCTGCAGCCATCGCATTATTGACGGCATGTGGGTCAGGCGTTAAACCTGATACAGCGTCAAATACAACTCCAGAAATCACATTAGACATACCCTATCAGTCTTTTGCTTTGGACAATGGCTTAGAAGTGATACTTCATGAAGACCATTCTGATCCGATTGTGGCGATTGCTACGATTGTCCATGTCGGTTCGGCACGTGAAAAAGCAGGGCGTACAGGTTTTGCTCATTTCTTTGAGCACATGTCTTTCAATAATTCTGAAAATGTACCCATGGGTGCCAACAGAAAAATGATTCCAGAATTAGGTGGTACAAGAAACGGTGGTACTTGGTCAGATGGCACCATGTATTATGAGGTGGTGCCGAAAGATGCTTTTGAAAAATTGATGTGGATCGATTCTGATCGTTTTGGTTACATGATCAATACGGTAAAAGAAGCGACTTTAGAGCGTGAAAAGCAGGTTGTAAAAAACGAGAAGCGTCAACGTGTGGACAACCGCGCATACGGACACACCTCACATGTGATTAAAAAGGCTTTGTACCCAACATCTCACCCTTATAACTGGACGGTGATTGGTGATTTAGAAGATTTGCAAAACGCGACATTAGATGATGTGCGTGAATTTTATGACACATACTACACACCTGCCAATGCCACTTTGGTGATTGCCGGTGATATCGATGTTGCTGAAACAAAAGCTTCGGTTGAGCGTTGGTTTGGAGAAATTAAAAAAGGTGAGGGTGTTGCTGACTTAGAACCTATGGGTGTTTCTTTGAGCAAATCCAAGTCCTTTTACCACGAAGACAATTTTGCCAAGTTACCTGAGTTGCGTTTAACTTTTCCTACTGTTGAGGAATACCACCCTGACAGTTATGCCTTGGATGCTTTGGGCGAAGTCCTGTCCAGTGGCAAACAAGCGCCGATGTTTACCACCATTGTTGAAGACAAAAAATTGTCATCGTCAATCGCTGCCTATAACCGTTCTGAAGAATTAACGGGTACATTCACTTTGCGAGTGCGTGCCAATGCCGGTGTCGATTTGGATGATGCCATGGCCGCTTTGGATGAATCGCTGGCAAAATTTGAAACAGAAGGCGTCAGAGAGACCACCTTAACGAAAATCAAAGTACGCCAGGAAACTGGGTTTTACAGTCAAGTATCCAGTATTTTGAACAAGGCATTTCAGTTAGGGATTTACAACGAATTTGCTGGCGACCCTGAGTATTACAAACAAGACATAGCCAACATCAAAGCAGTGACCAAGGAAGATGTGATGCGTGTTTATAACCAATACATCAAAAACCAGCCAGCCATCATCACCAGCTTCGTGCCTAAGGGCCAAGCTGAACTGGCACTAGAGAATGCAACAGTTGCCGATGTGGTTGAAGAGCAAATTGTTCAAGGCAAAGAAAAGCAATTCACCGAAGACTTAAATGCTGAATTTGCCAAAACACCAAGCAAACACGATCGATCAGAGCCGCCATTGAGTGAATTGCCAGTGATGAAATCTCCAGTGATTTGGCGAGATTCATTGTCTAATGGCATGCAATTGGCGGGCATCGAGCAGAATGAACTGCCCTTGGTGAACTTTACTTTGCGTATTCCGGGCGGTCAATTGTTGGACCAAGCGGGTAAAGGCGGTACGGCCAATTTAGTCGCTGCGATGTTGTCAGAAGGCACGGCGAATAAGACGCCAGCTGAGTTAGAAGATGCCATTGGCTTATTGGGTTCTGGCATCAATGTATCGACTTCAAAAACTGCCATCACAATTTCAGGTACGACATTGCGCAGAAACTTCGAAGCGACAGTGGATTTAGTCACAGAGATGTTAACCCAGCCGCGATTTGATGCCGCAGATTTTGAGCGTGTGAAGACTCGCACTTTAGAAAGCATCAAGGCCTCATACGGTAACCCCAATGCAGTGGCTCAAAAAGTGTTCATGAAAAAGTTGTATGGTGATGCGCATGTGGCAGGGCGCCCCACGGTAGGAACTTTGGATTCGGTTGAAAGTATCACTTTAGGTGATGTTAAAACTTGGTTTAAGAACAATGTGACTGCTCAAAACAGCCAGTTCAATTTTGCAGGTGATGTCAATGCAATGGCGGCCAAAATGGCGCTCAAGTCATTGAATGATTCATTAAGCAGTCACAAGGTGGTGCTGCCTGTCATGCCCAAAACCAGTAACCCTGAAAAACCGCACGTGTATTTTATCGACATTCCAGATGCCAAACAGTCTGCTTTGTTCGTGGGTAAAAATATTCCAGATGGTAAGCATAAAGACATCAATGCCATAGAGATTGTAAACAACCGTTTAGGTTCAGGTTCGAGCGCACGCTTGACTCAAATGCTCAGAATCACAAAAGGCTATACCTATGGGGCTTACTCTTATATCAGTGCCGGTGATTATGATGGTGCATTTATTGCCGCCACGCAGGTGCGCAGTAACGTGACTCTAGAGTCACTACAAATATTACAAGATTTGATTGGTAATTATGCGGAGACTTTTGCAGCGACGGATTTGGCAACAACACAAAACCTGTTGAAGAAGGGTAATACACGTCGCTTTGAAACTTTGAATCAATTATTGTCAACAGTTAATGATGTGACACGTTTTGATAAAAGCGCACAGTTTTTAGAGCAAGAACAACAGGAGCTGGCTGGTATGACTTTGGATCAAGCGCATACTTTAATTGACAAGTACATCAATGAACAGCAAATGATTTATGTGATTGCTGGTGATGCCAAGACTCAGTTGTCTCGAATTAAAGACTTGGGTTATGGTGAGCCTATCGTTTTAGATAAGGATGGACAACTTATTGAATAA